A region from the Gemmatimonadaceae bacterium genome encodes:
- a CDS encoding PDZ domain-containing protein, with amino-acid sequence MTPSSLGRRSVAAIAAFLVGAPAAGQAPRDAKGTSADIQDIRYEITFDHVAAASRTVKVSMTFAVGGNAPVILSLPEWTPGAYEISNFARWVSDFVAKADGHDLTWSKQDYDSWRVEPAGAKSVTVSFTYLADSLDNAMAWTQRDFLLFTGTNLFLYPEGRSLGFPARVTVRTEADWRVATGMQAEGANSFRATNYHDLVDMPFFVGRFDIDSAQISGKWVRYVTYPQGSVSGAARLTAWDQLKRVIPPEVAVFGEVPWENYTVMQIADSSYQGASGLEHQSSHVDVVTPVAIGSTFQPSLYAHEIFHAWNVKRLRPAEMWPYEYDRSQPTPWLWVSEGITDYYADLAEVRGGVVDENGFYAATAAKMREVSDTRPVSLDDASIDTWIHPVDGTQYTYYAKGSLAGLLLDIMIRDASDNRQSLDNVMRDLYTNVYKAGRGFTATDWWAAVSKAAGGKSFGDFAARYVEGRESYPWDRVLALAGLHTSRPNAPRLGVYTVADSGGVLVTRVEEGSSAAAAGVREGDYLLTVGDIPVTDEQFGEHFRGKFGNAAEGSPIVVKVRRAGQTLSLTGKLRFAPGDIVLEADTKAGAKAVRIRNGIVRGK; translated from the coding sequence ATGACGCCGTCCAGCCTTGGCAGGCGGAGTGTCGCGGCGATCGCCGCATTCCTCGTCGGAGCGCCGGCCGCGGGGCAAGCGCCGCGAGACGCGAAAGGCACTTCCGCCGATATCCAGGACATTCGCTACGAGATCACCTTCGACCACGTCGCCGCGGCGTCGCGGACGGTGAAGGTCTCGATGACCTTCGCGGTCGGGGGAAACGCTCCGGTGATTCTGTCGCTTCCCGAATGGACGCCGGGCGCGTACGAGATTAGCAACTTTGCACGTTGGGTCTCTGACTTCGTCGCGAAGGCAGACGGTCACGACCTGACGTGGAGCAAACAGGATTATGACAGCTGGCGCGTCGAGCCGGCTGGCGCGAAGAGCGTCACGGTGAGCTTCACGTATCTCGCGGACTCGCTCGACAACGCCATGGCGTGGACACAGCGCGACTTCCTGCTCTTCACCGGTACCAACCTGTTCCTGTACCCCGAGGGACGCTCGCTCGGATTCCCGGCGCGCGTAACGGTGCGTACTGAAGCGGATTGGCGCGTCGCGACGGGAATGCAAGCCGAGGGAGCGAACAGCTTCCGCGCGACGAACTATCACGATCTGGTCGACATGCCCTTCTTCGTTGGCCGCTTCGACATCGACAGTGCGCAGATCTCCGGGAAGTGGGTGCGCTATGTGACCTACCCTCAGGGGAGCGTGAGCGGTGCCGCGCGCCTAACGGCTTGGGATCAGCTCAAGCGCGTGATTCCACCCGAGGTTGCGGTGTTCGGCGAAGTGCCGTGGGAGAATTACACGGTCATGCAGATCGCCGACTCATCGTATCAAGGCGCGAGCGGTCTGGAACATCAGAGCTCACACGTCGACGTCGTGACTCCGGTCGCGATCGGGAGCACCTTTCAGCCGTCGCTGTACGCTCACGAGATCTTCCATGCGTGGAACGTGAAGCGTCTGCGACCGGCGGAAATGTGGCCGTACGAATACGATCGCTCGCAGCCGACGCCGTGGCTGTGGGTGAGCGAAGGGATCACGGACTACTACGCCGATCTCGCTGAGGTGCGCGGCGGAGTCGTCGACGAGAACGGCTTCTATGCCGCGACGGCGGCGAAGATGCGTGAAGTGAGCGACACCCGACCCGTCTCGCTGGACGACGCGTCGATCGACACGTGGATTCATCCGGTCGACGGCACGCAGTACACGTATTACGCGAAAGGCTCTCTGGCGGGATTGCTCCTCGACATCATGATTCGCGACGCGAGTGACAACCGCCAGTCTCTCGACAACGTGATGAGAGATCTCTATACGAATGTCTACAAGGCCGGCCGCGGCTTTACCGCGACGGACTGGTGGGCAGCGGTAAGCAAGGCAGCGGGCGGAAAATCCTTCGGCGATTTTGCGGCACGATACGTAGAGGGCCGCGAATCGTATCCATGGGATCGCGTGCTCGCGCTCGCGGGACTGCACACGAGTCGGCCGAACGCGCCGCGTCTTGGCGTGTACACGGTCGCCGACTCCGGTGGTGTGCTGGTGACGCGCGTCGAGGAGGGGAGCTCAGCCGCGGCGGCGGGGGTGCGAGAAGGGGATTACCTCCTCACCGTCGGCGACATTCCTGTGACAGACGAGCAATTCGGCGAGCATTTCCGGGGCAAGTTCGGCAACGCGGCGGAGGGTTCGCCGATTGTCGTGAAAGTGCGACGCGCGGGACAAACGCTCTCGCTGACGGGAAAGCTGCGCTTTGCGCCTGGAGATATCGTACTCGAGGCGGATACGAAGGCTGGAGCGAAGGCCGTGCGAATCCGAAACGGAATCGTGAGGGGGAAGTGA